A genomic region of Macrobrachium nipponense isolate FS-2020 chromosome 40, ASM1510439v2, whole genome shotgun sequence contains the following coding sequences:
- the LOC135212016 gene encoding uncharacterized protein LOC135212016 yields MWRFFNKVIMILLPLSFCSDIRLTMFKGDHCLKMDFKAVFKEVTKVRCSAVCLQMKLSCTGFCFSKESGLCQLFSLVDGSITDYLFMLPSTGVNLYFDQSKVGLLLDKQLFIFPNASVKFSDGKTLCSSFGGSLYVPQSLIEIAVLKPLLTLPYMWTGLTDANREGIFVNSYTGSLGLIPPWWVGEPNGGTRENCAALIPGGLLVDYQCDALMPVICLKHIVLGDISGSLL; encoded by the exons atgtggcGTTTTTTCAACAAAGTCATCATGATTCTTCTTCCTTTGAGTTTCTGCAGTGACATTAGACTCACAATGTTCAAAGGAGACCACTGTTTGAAAATGGATTTCAAAGCTGTTTTCAAGGAAGTCACAAAG GTGAGGTGCTCCGCCGTGTGTCTCCAAATGAAGCTGAGCTGTACAGGATTCTGTTTCAGCAAAGAATCTGGTCTGTGTCAGCTCTTCTCTTTGGTGGATGGTAGTATAACTGATTATCTCTTCATGCTCCCCTCCACTGGCGTCAATCTCTACTTCGATCAGTCGAAAG tggGGCTTTTGCTGGACAAACAACTTTTCATTTTTCCCAACGCCTCCGTGAAATTCTCTGATGGAAAGACGCTGTGTTCAAGCTTTGGCGGTTCCTTGTATGTGCCACAG TCCCTGATAGAAATAGCTGTTCTTAAGCCACTTCTTACTCTGCCTTATATGTGGACTGGTCTGACAGATGCCAACCGAGAGGGCATATTTGTTAATTCATATACAG GAAGCCTAGGTCTTATCCCTCCCTGGTGGGTAGGAGAACCAAATGGCGGTACCAGAGAGAACTGTGCTGCACTGATCCCCGGAGGGTTGTTGGTTGATTATCAATGCGACGCCTTGATGCCTGTGATATGTCTTAAGCACATTGTCTTGGGAGATATAAGTGGTAGCCTGTTGTAG